In Lactococcus paracarnosus, a genomic segment contains:
- a CDS encoding ABC transporter permease, giving the protein MRNLLVLLKKEWTESIREFRILWLPIVFIGVGIMQPLTMKLLPEMIGESNGLMIDPNATISTGNEIYAGVFGQLNQFGLLIAAILLMGCIVKEEQSGILDILFSKPINTGNYLISKYVSNSILMIISIMIGSYAGIYYTNIYYSTVSMDLYSKALLLYILWFLFIVTLGVTASAVAKTQIQAAGLTVIIPTVLMIIGNYSHPVLNVLLPSSLSNKAVAIMSGQTLSSDWFWNVCITVVMIIGLYSIAYYRMRYKRRN; this is encoded by the coding sequence TTGCGTAATTTATTGGTTTTATTAAAAAAAGAATGGACAGAATCTATTAGAGAGTTCAGAATTCTCTGGTTGCCAATTGTATTTATTGGTGTTGGCATCATGCAACCTTTAACAATGAAACTACTACCCGAAATGATTGGCGAAAGTAATGGGTTGATGATTGATCCAAATGCTACAATTTCTACAGGTAATGAAATTTATGCAGGTGTTTTTGGGCAATTAAATCAATTTGGGTTATTGATTGCAGCGATTTTATTGATGGGATGTATTGTGAAGGAGGAACAAAGTGGTATTTTAGACATTTTGTTTTCTAAGCCTATTAATACAGGCAACTATTTAATTAGTAAGTATGTGTCAAACAGTATATTAATGATAATTAGTATTATGATTGGTTCTTATGCAGGTATTTACTATACCAATATTTACTACAGCACAGTAAGTATGGATTTATACAGCAAAGCACTTTTGTTATATATACTTTGGTTTTTATTTATTGTAACATTAGGTGTGACGGCAAGTGCAGTTGCTAAAACGCAAATCCAAGCAGCTGGACTTACTGTAATCATTCCAACTGTATTGATGATTATTGGTAATTATTCACATCCAGTATTGAATGTTTTGCTTCCGAGTAGCCTGAGTAATAAGGCTGTTGCTATCATGTCAGGTCAGACATTATCTAGTGACTGGTTTTGGAATGTTTGCATTACAGTGGTGATGATTATTGGTCTTTATAGTATTGCTTACTATAGAATGAGATATAAAAGAAGGAATTGA
- a CDS encoding ABC transporter ATP-binding protein, which produces MQTKKLEIKLDHLTKKFNDYLAVDDFSLEIYQGDCIGLIGPNGAGKTTLLRMVSGILKENNGGVYFNDQPIEKQRHLIGYLPQYPNFYDWMTAEEVLVFNSKLFGMSNEEIKQRIPEVLELVGLVGCEKRKVTGFSGGMRQRLGIAQAVIHKPSFVILDEPVSALDPIGRREVLDLIEKIKEETTIILSTHILSDAQEICNRFCILKKGKKVDDFYYADLQKKYTKNTLSIELREPNLDWIEYLKKLEFIDKVTNLNNSIYIEANKDKKDWSYLILESINQFKVEFLRIDVDKFSLEEYFMELVGETIA; this is translated from the coding sequence ATGCAGACTAAAAAACTAGAAATAAAACTGGATCATCTTACAAAAAAATTTAATGACTATCTGGCAGTTGATGACTTTTCATTAGAGATTTATCAAGGCGATTGTATCGGCTTAATTGGACCAAATGGAGCAGGAAAAACAACTCTTCTGAGAATGGTTTCAGGAATATTAAAAGAAAATAATGGAGGGGTTTATTTTAATGATCAACCAATTGAAAAACAAAGGCATTTAATTGGCTATTTACCTCAGTATCCAAATTTTTATGACTGGATGACAGCAGAAGAGGTCCTTGTATTTAACTCTAAGTTGTTTGGAATGAGTAATGAAGAAATCAAACAACGAATTCCAGAAGTGTTGGAGCTAGTTGGATTGGTTGGGTGTGAAAAAAGAAAAGTAACAGGATTTTCAGGTGGTATGAGGCAACGATTGGGTATTGCACAAGCTGTTATCCACAAACCAAGTTTTGTTATTTTAGATGAACCAGTTTCAGCATTAGATCCAATTGGCCGAAGAGAGGTGCTAGACTTAATAGAAAAGATCAAAGAAGAAACAACGATTATTCTTTCTACCCATATTTTAAGTGATGCTCAAGAAATCTGTAATCGCTTTTGTATTTTGAAAAAAGGAAAAAAAGTTGATGACTTCTATTATGCGGATTTACAAAAAAAATACACAAAAAACACTTTGTCAATAGAATTAAGAGAACCTAATTTAGATTGGATAGAATATTTAAAGAAACTTGAATTTATTGATAAGGTGACTAATTTAAATAATTCAATTTATATCGAAGCCAATAAAGATAAGAAGGACTGGAGTTATTTAATTTTGGAAAGTATTAATCAATTTAAAGTAGAATTTTTAAGAATTGATGTTGATAAGTTCTCATTGGAGGAATATTTTATGGAGTTAGTAGGTGAAACCATTGCGTAA
- a CDS encoding PLDc N-terminal domain-containing protein produces the protein MTEKLASLFGVSLELAQVIMPILVIHFVLALIALVDLIKNWKVRTMPIIWLFIILILNLIGPVLYFIIGRQQKHAD, from the coding sequence ATGACTGAGAAATTAGCAAGTTTATTCGGAGTGTCACTTGAATTGGCTCAAGTGATCATGCCAATATTAGTTATTCATTTTGTTTTAGCTTTGATTGCATTAGTCGATTTGATCAAAAATTGGAAAGTAAGGACAATGCCGATTATTTGGTTATTTATTATTTTGATATTGAATTTAATTGGTCCTGTTTTATATTTTATAATCGGAAGGCAGCAAAAACATGCAGACTAA
- a CDS encoding acyl carrier protein translates to MKALKKAIMEKLHEKSSEQHRVEESANISLFRQMLAEVLQTNHLSANDSLFDLGVDSLQLVKIKNWIEEHFKVDMEIIDIYDCDHVEALENYIEEMKTVK, encoded by the coding sequence ATGAAAGCCTTAAAAAAGGCTATTATGGAAAAATTGCATGAAAAAAGTAGTGAGCAGCACCGAGTTGAAGAGAGTGCTAACATTAGTCTCTTCAGACAAATGTTAGCAGAAGTGTTGCAAACAAATCATCTTAGTGCAAACGACTCTTTATTTGATTTAGGTGTTGATTCACTTCAATTAGTAAAAATAAAAAATTGGATTGAAGAGCATTTTAAAGTAGACATGGAAATCATTGATATTTATGATTGTGATCATGTTGAAGCTCTGGAAAATTATATAGAAGAAATGAAAACAGTGAAATGA